The sequence below is a genomic window from Aureispira sp. CCB-E.
ATTACCAAAATCAGAACCTGCTAGTTCTTCTATTTTGTTCAAAGCAAATAACATCTCTTGGAAGTTTTCAAACGCCAAGGTTCCTCGCACAACATCATTGATTTCATTAACAGCATTTTTTCCAGCCCCTGCATATTTAGTATTCATCTTTTGCTTGATGCGTTCTTTTCCTTTCAACCCTCCCATACTTGTAGCTGCCAAGTTTTTGGTTTCCATAATTGGACGCTTAGTGTGTTGGTGATACATAATATCTCCTTCTTGCGTAGGATCTTGCTCATCAAGCACTTTAGGATGATCTGCTTTGTATTTAACCTTTTTTTGTTGATCAATTTTCTTAGTCGAAGCACGTGTATCTACTTTTAATTGATTAAAAACCTGTGTAAAAGGTCCCAACGCTTTTGCCGCATCAGCCAACAATGCTTCAATTTGTTTATCCTGTTGTTCACTAGACAAATCCTCTTCATCATCTCCTGCATGAATGATATTTTGATTGGGTTGTGATAACATTTGTACAGGTCCAGAAGTAGTTGCTATTTTTAAATCCGTTCTTTCTTCTGTTATCTCTGTTTTTTTTGCCTTATCTCCCATTCTAGTCGCCTGATCCTCTAAGCTAGTTTCTGTATTAGCCAAGGTACCTGTTCCCAATTCCGTATTAGGTTTCACATTTCCTTGTTTCTGTTGAATAACATGCCATAACTCATGTGCTAGATGTTCCTCTTGCCCTGGTCCAATATATATATTATTGCCTTCAGTGTAAGCATACGCACCTATTTGTGCTGGTTTATCAGAATTATAATGCACTTTAACATCATCCAAAGAATACCCCGAAAGACTTTCAATAGATGCTTTCAAATCATCTGGAATTCCTGTTTTATTCGGCTTAGAGGTTTTACCGATACTATCCTGATAATCGGACAATTCTTTATTTTCATTGTTATTATCCACATCAGACTGAAATTGGCGCATGCGAATTGCTTCTGTGCTGTTATCTACAAAATCAGAATTGGTCGTATCAGGTTGTTTCCTAATCGACTCGTTAGATATCGACTGCTTTTCATCACCTGTTGACTTAGTTAGAGAATCTTTCATATTTTTATTTAGTTTGTTTACAACGTTGAGTCTCCTGTAAAGTTTCTAGTATTTAATACATTTTGCAATCATGTCGTTTTGCAAACGACAGATCCACTAAAAACCTATTTAACATTCTATTCTACTAGAGGAGAGAATTTATAAGGTATAGAGCCTAATGCACCAATAAATATACTACAATTAATGCAAATTAACAACAAAAAAAATGGAGTCATTCTTTAATAAAATGACTCCATTTTTTTTACATATAATATGTTTGACTATTTCTTAGTTAAAGCATTTAAAAAGTCCATGATAGAGTAGTACTCCATAACCACCTCACTTCCATCATTTTCTAAGCCATAAACACGCAAATTCTCTCCAGCTTCTAATAAATTAACCGCATATAAAACTTGACTATTCATGTTCCAAGCAATTTGATACAATAAGACGCGTTCATCATTATATTCGGTATCAAAATTTTCTGTTGTTCTACTAAACTCAATTTCATCATAAGTTCCTTCCTCATTTTTTTTATGGACTGTTGTATTTCCACGCCAATCAATCAAAAAGAGCGTATGCAATGTCTGCGAAATACGTTGGAGTTGTTCCTTAGGATCTTGACCTTGCCACTCTTTGTGATCTTCTAAGGAATAAAATTTAAGTCGTTTGCTTTCTCCTTCAAAGGAACGTTTTTCATCAATACTAATACCCAAGTTGATTAATTGCTCTTTTAATTGCTGCTGAAAATTAGCAGCTTGCGAATTTGTATCCTTCATAATTTGAGTGGTTTAAAATATTATAAATATGTTTTTAATATCATAATTAAATGTATTGGTTGGGCAATACATAAACACGAGGGATTCCTCAATGGTGGTAGTGGGGCAAGAAAATTAAAGTAGAATTTTTAATTTTTTGGAAAAATAAATTGTTGAAGGCTAAGTATGATGTTTCAGTTGTTGGATTTATGAAAACATCAAGATGAGAAATGAATTAAATAGAATTGAATCTAAAAATAACTGTTATTCAGTTAAGTAAGATTAAGATAATACAAAAAAATTATTATTTACAAATAATTGATAGCTATTTTTTTTGTTTTTTTAGAATTTATGATTGATTCTGATTTTGAAGCCGTACTTCTTTTGAGTACATTTATGTTTCGGTTCGAAGAACTAAATTAGTAAACGTTTAATTTTTCAATTTGTTCTTTAATTGACCTTCTAATTGATAAAAATATTCTAAAATGAACTTAAATTTAGTCCATAAAAACGCTTTAGTTTGTGGCAGCACACAAGGTATTGGAAAGGCAACAGCTTTAGAATTAGCACAAATGGGTGCTAATATCACTTTGGTAGCCCGTAATGAAGAACGTCTAAAGAAAACACTAGCAGATTTAGACACTTCTAAAGGGCAAACACATCAATATTTATGTGTAGACTTTTCAAAACCTGAGGTATTAGCAGACACCTTGACTGCTTACTTGGCAGACGGAAAAATCATGCACATTCTAATCAACAATACAGGAGGTCCTGCGGGTGGACCTATTGAGAAAGCAGCAATACAGGAATTTAGAGCAGCTTTTGAAATGCATTTGATTTGCAATCATATCTTAGTATCTGCGGTAAAAGATGGGATGAAAAAGGCAGGCTACGGTCGAGTCATCAATGTCATTTCTACCTCTGTCAAACAACCTTTGAATGGACTAGGAGTCTCCAATACTATTCGTGGCGCTGTGGCGAATTGGGCTAAAACAATGGCCAACGAACTCGGTATTCATGGGATTACCGTCAACAATGTTCTTCCTGGTGCAACCAATACTGTTCGCCTTCAATCCATTATCGAAAATAAGGCGCAAAAACAAAATAGTACGGTTGATGTGGTTGCCAATGTGATGAAAGCAACCATTCCTGCGGGGCGTTTCGCAGAGGCTTCCGAAGTTGCAAATGCTATTGCGTTTCTAGCTTCTCCTGCGGCTGCTTACATCAACGGAATTAATGTTCCTGTAGATGGTGGTAGAACAAAATGCTTGTAAGATGGACTGCTTACGGTTATTAATATAATCGTTCATATAGACCACTAGTTTCTGATGCAATTTGCTTCAAAGCTAGTGGTCTTTTTTTATCAATATAGATGATTGCCTATCAAAAAACAGCCTATACGACTTAACGCATGACCATCAATGGACAGGTAATATGCTCTAACAAATGTCTGGTTGTACTTAATCTAAATAAACGCTCAAAAAAGTTTTTAGGAGGACTATACGCCATCAATAAATCAATGCTCTTTTCTTTTAGAAACAACTTCAGCCCTTCCTGAACTGTTTTTCCTTTTAGTTCGTGAAAAAGCACTTCGATATCGGCTGAATTTGCGGTCAACAACTCGTCAACTTCCCCTGGTTCTGCTTTTTTATCAGAATAAACATGTACATAATGCAAATTTGAATTTAACAATTCTGCTAAAGCCAAGGGCATAGAAACTTGATTCATATTTTCTAAGCTCAAATCCGTGGCGTAAGCAATGTCCGTTATTTTGCGATACGTTACTTGTTCTGGTACAATCAAGACGGGACAATGTGAGGTAGCGGCAACTTCTGTTGTCACACTTCCAAATAAACTCTCTATAATATTGTGTTCACCATGTGTTGGCATTACAATTAAGTCAATATCATTTTTTTTGCTAAAAGCGACGATTTCATCTTCTGGCAAACCTACAGATGCATGAGCGTGGATGTCCAATCCCTCTGTTAATTTCTGCTGTCCTGTTTTTTGAAGGTGGGCGAATCGCCCCAATTTTAGATGGGCATTTTCTTTCCGTTCTTCAATCATTTTATAAGCAATTGGGTCTGTTACAGGAACCCCTAAGTCTATACGATACACATGTAGAACATCTACCCTAGCCTTTAATTGGCGTGCAAGATTTAGGCAATACTGGTAACCTAGAACAGACATTGCTGAAAAATCAGTTGGGTAAAGTATTCTTTTTATTGGTTTCATAATTGGTAATTTTTAATTTAGTAGTTCTTCCTTCGTTCTTCAAAATGAATACAACAAGTTATTCTAAATCCACCTCTACACTTCCTACTAGGTAGCTATGAAGTCAAAAATAAGCTTTTTGCAAAAATAGAAATGTGTTTTTAATCATTTTTGTTTATGACCACTATCATAATATAGTCCATATAAATGGTTTATTTTTGTAGCAAATCAACAACTAATCATTGAATTTGTAACCTATTATTATGAAAAATATATTGTCAGCTACCGACTTCTCTTCTACTGCCAACAAAGCGGTTGATTACGCTAGTATGATTGCAAAGGGTCAAAAAACACCTGTGGAACTAAAATTACTAAACGTTTATCACATTAAGGAAGAATTGAAGCCTATTTTATCAGAAGAATACATCGAAAAATTATCTCGGCACGAATTATTTGATTTGGCAATTTACAAACAATCTAAAAATCTGCCAGCACATGTGAGTTTAAAAGGAGTATTAAGAAAAGGACCTGTTGTAGAAACTATTTTGCAGGAGGCTAGAGAAAGCAAGTCTGAATGTATCGTTATTGGTAGAAATGGTCATTCAGGAGTCAAAAATTGGCTGTTGGGGAATAACACGTTGCAACTAATTGAAAAAAGTGAGATTCCTGTTATGGTGATTCCTCGAATAGCCATTGTTCAGCCTCCTAAAAAAATTGCTATTGCCATTGACGATCGGTTTGTTCCATCCAACAAAACCTTGGCTCCTATTTATGAATTAGTCGATCGGTTTAATACAGAATTAGTTCTTTTTCATGTAGAACAAGAAGCCGCTCATTCTAATACACATAAAGAGACAGCCATTCAAATTGCTAGAAAAGGGTATCAAATTAATTTGTATAAAATGGATTCTGAAAACCCCACCGATGCGCTCTTAACAATGGCAGAAGAACATCAAATAGATTTGTTGTGTTTGATCAAACACGACTACACAACGTGGCAACAGTTATTCCACAAAAGTACTTCTTCTAATGTAGCTACTAAGAGTAAATTGCCTTTTATTATCTTAAAAGATCAGTTGTAGAATCTACGTCTATAAAATCAAGTAATTAAAGCGTTAAAAAGTGATTAAAATCATTCTTTGTGATGATGTAAGTTATTGTAAGACACTTAGAATAACCGTATTTTTATAATACAAAATACAAATAGATTTAGTTATTCTAAAAAATATATCAATCATGAAAAAATTCTTTTTAACTTGGATCACCCTCTTGGGTATTGTAGCACTCACTTTTGCTCAAACACAAAAAACCTTGGTCAAAACTCTGCCTGTTGAGTGCCCTACTTACGAAGCTATTTTTGCCTTAAAAGGACAGGTTGACGTTGAAGAATGGGACAATAAAACCATTCGAATTGTCACCACAATTACAACTGCCAATACTCCTGAAAACGTCTTAAAAGCTTTGGTAGCAGCTGGGCGTTACGATTATGAAATGACAATAGATGATATGAATCAAACCATCACCATTGATATGCCTAAAAAAGAGAATGCGATTATGATTAATGGTGTTGATCTTGACGATCAATTAGACTATAAAATTTTCGTTCCGAAAGGAATGAATTATCAAATTGGTTTGGATTTTATGTTGATGTAATTTAGTTCGTCCAATCCCAAGTTTTATTAGCTATGTATTTGATACAATAGTTCGTTGAAACCACGGAGTAGCAGCGCAGCTAAACTTTATTAGTTTGATAATCAGTAAGTTGCACATTTGTTTCACTTCGTACTAAAGCTTTGATTATCAAACTAATATAAATGTGCTTTTTTGTTTTTTTGGTAAAAAGTAAACAACTAAGCGATAGCGATCTCACGACCGCAGGGAGCTAATCAACGAACTACTATGATAATAATACAGCTAGCTATTGAGACAAGCGACTTAATGATTTTTAGAATCCTCGATATAGTGTTTATCTTCCTATAAAAACATGTTTTACTTGTTTAGTAGTCCGCTAAAAACAGCGGACTATTAACTTGTCAAAGCATGTTTTTTTGTCTTTTTGCTCATACTAAGCAACATCATTTTTTAAACTAAGCAACATCATTTTATGATCTATTGAATCCCACTATATTTGGTCTGTAATCAAAAAACAATTACTTCACTATAAAACAGATCAATCATGAAAAAGCTACTATTAACTTGGGTAATTGTACTACTAACCTTTGGTCTAGGATGGGCGCAGACAGAAAACACATTTGTTCAAACGTTTATTCCTGAAGAAGATTGTTATTTTGCCGTTTTTGCTTTAAATGCTAATGCGACAGTAAATACATGGGATGAACCAACCATCAAAATTACTTACACCCTTAAAAACCTTCCCGAAGCTAACAACACAGACAAAGTCTTTCATCAAGTTGAAATGCAGTTTTACGAAGAAGAAAGGGTCATGATTTTTGAACTTCCTAATCAAGACAAAGCAGTACTAAACAATGCCGAAAAAATGGTCGAATTCTTGGAAGTAGAAATCCTTATTCCTAATGGCATTAAATACCATGTTGTTCCAACGGCTTTACATCCACTACTATAAACAAAGCATTAATTAGGGGTTGAGAACTTACTCAAAATAAAAAAGCATTCAATCCTAAATACCATAATTCAAGCCATAAGTTTTCGTTCAATCGTTGCTTATGGCTTTTTTACTTTCTTGTTGCAGGATAATCCTATGCTTGTGTTCAATGATATAATGAACCTTGGAACTTATTAGGGTACTAGATAGTTACATAATTTATGAAACTAACAATTACAGGATATTCGACCGCTTTATTTGCAACATGGTATTTTATTGAAGAGTTGGGTTTACTCTTTGATGCAGGAGATGGGGTATCGGCTCATTTACTACAAAAATCTAGAAAAATTAAACATATTTTCATCAGTCATCCTGATAGAGATCATATTACAGGTCTATTGCAAATCCGTCAGTTAAATGCCCGTGAAGGCGGTTTTCCTTGGGTCTACTATCCAAAAGATGCAGGCTCCTTTCCTGCTATGGACAACTTTATGAGTAAATTTGATCCACATACCCAACACAATATTTGGCATCCTCTAAATGATACACAAGACGTTCCCATAAAAAAAGGAATTTTGGTGCATAGTATAAGAAATGAGCACATTGAAGCTCCTAAAAATAGCATTAAAAGTCTAAGCTTTGATGTTATCGAAGTCAAACAAAAACTAAAAGAACAATTCAAAACATTATCTCCTAAAGAATTGCAAACCCTTCGACTGCAAAAGGGCAATGATTTTATTACAGAAGAAAAAAAACAGTCTATTTTAAGTTATTCAGGTGATACTCCTGTCCAAGATTTCGATCGCTGGAAGCATTCTAAAATTCTCATTCACGAAGCAACATTTTTGGATAATTCTATCAATCCCCCCAAAGGGCAGAAAAAGAACCAACATAGCACCTTAGAAGAAGTCATAGAAATGGTGGCAGCATCTAAAGTAGAACAATTAATTTTAGGGCATTTTTCTTCTCGTTATTCCAAGCAACAAATCCAACAAGCGGTAATGTCCTTCGCTCAAAAATATGCTTTAAACATACCTATATTCTGTGTTTTTCCTGGCGAAGTTGTGAAAGATATTTTAAATACCAATTCTATTGTCTGACAACATCATAATGATGCTATCCAAACATTCCAACCAAATACAAATACGTTACTACTATTATTATTAACAAACACCAAATGAGAATTTTAGCCGGCAATACTTGGGAAGCTTTTTGAAGGTTTCGAGCTACTAAGGTCTCCTTCAACTGCTGTACTTCTGATAGTGAATAGGCAATATTTTGCTCTGCCAATACTTTCAAAGCCAATTCTAAGCTCTTTCCATTCATTTGCGCTGAAGCCAATGCTTTTTGCAATACTGTAACTGGCAAACCTCTGAAAAAACGCTCTTCAGCAGCTTCAAAATAGGTCAAAATAGTGCTGTATCTTTGAACCAATTGGTCTGCTTTTTCTTTGCACGCTTCTGGCAAAAAAACCGCCCAACCATCATAAATTCCTTTTGTTTCTACAAAATCAATAATCCGAATCGCATCTTTGTAAGCATAATAATAACGCCACTCTAAAACCATTGCTATCCCCTCTTTCTTCATAACTTCTTGAAATGCCTCTACATCTGCCGATTCATCCAAAATGAGGTAAGGTACTAATTCCGTACGCTTTTCATCTACATTATGCTTCATTTTCACTAAAATGTTTTGTTACCCAATCGGCATACCCTTCCGCCCCCAACATGGGTACAATCTGTATAATAGGCAAACCTTTCTCTTCTTGTTGCAGCATTGCCACTAAGCCTGTATAACGTTTGTGTGCCTTATTATTTCGAATCGCAGCACTAACAGCTTCCTTTGTTCCCACCAAAATAACCAATTGTTTGCCCCTTGTTATCCCTGTGTACAATAAATTTCTAAAAAGCAACCGATTATACGACTCATGAATCGGCAAGATGATACAAGGACTTTCACTTCCTTGATACTTATGGACAGAAACAGCATAAGCCAAGTCGAGCTCCAACAATTCTGAAAATTCGTATTCTACCTCTTTTCCATCAAATTCTACTACAACTATTTTATCAACATCAATCACTTTCTTAAGGTAACCAATATCTCCATTATACACACCCTTATCATAATTATTTCTAGTCTGTATCACTTTATCCCCTTCCACCAACTTTTTATGTCCAACCCCCATGTCTTCGTTTTTCTTCTTAGGATTTAAGTTGAGTTGTAAAATACGATTAAATTCTACACTTCCTATTTTCCCCTTATTCATCGGACATAACAACTGAATGTCTTTTAGCTTGTGTAAACCATATGCTTTGGGCAAACGTTTGTCAATTAGCCCTAAAATGTGTTGTATGAGTCGTTCAGGTTGACGTTCAGTAATAAAAAAGAAATCACTATCTTTTTCTGTCGTAATATTAGGAAAAATTCCTTGGTTGATTTTATGTGCATTGATTACAATCTGCGAATTAATGGCTTGTCTAAAAATTTCTGTCAACCTTGTAACAGGCACTCGTTCGCTTTGAATCAAATCGTTTAGCACATTCCCTGCCCCCACACTAGGCAATTGGTCAACATCTCCTACCAAAATCACCTTACAATTATCAGGAACAGCTTTCAACAAAGCACTCATCAAAAAAGCATCAATCATACTTGCCTCATCTACAATAAGCACCTCACAATCCAACTGATCGTATTTATTCTTACGAAAATAGCGAGTAACAAAATCAAAGGTTAATAAGCTATGAATGGTAGAAGCTTCCCTTTTCGTAATTTCGCTAAGTCGCTTAGCAGCTCGTCCAGTAGGAGCAGCAAGAACAATAGACTCGGTGGTTTCTAAACAAATATCTAAGACTACTTTTGTAATCGTACTTTTTCCAGTACCAGGTCCTCCTGTAATAATATGCAGCTTGTCTTCTATACTTTTAATGACGGCGGCTTCTTGTTGTACAGCCAAAGTAATTCCATTTTTCTTGCTAGATTTTTCTATAGCAAGTTCCAAATCGGTTGCTTCAAAAACATCCTCAAAGACCTTTAAGCGCTGTATTTCTGCCGCAATTTCTTTTTCATAGTCATAATTGACCTTTGACCAAACAAAAGTCTTAGGGCTACCTCCTTTGTGTGTTAATAATTTGAGAATAACCCTTCCTTTTGCTGCCAACCTATTTAAGGCATCTTCTACCAAGTCAAAAGCAACTCCTAGCAACATCGCTGCCTCCTTTACCAACCCTTCTAAAGGATAGCAACTGTGTCCCATTCGAGCAACCTGTTCCAGAGTAAATTCTATTCCAGAAGCAATTCTTGCGGCATCATTGACATCCACACCCATTTTTTGAGCAATGGCATCTGATTTCTTAAAACCAATACCATCAATTTCCGTTGATAAACGATACGGATTTTCTTTGACCTTTTCAATGCTTTTTTGACCGTAAACCTTAAAAATACGTTGAGCATAAGCAGGTGAAACGCCATAATTTTGAAGAAAGATCATAACCTGCCGAACATCTTTCTGTTTTGCCCATGCCGATTGTATCCGTTCTAATTTCTTCTTGCCAATTCCTTCTATTTCTAACAAACGATGCGGAGCAATATCAAAAACTTCTAGTGTTATTTCTCCAAAATGATCGACAATTTTCTTGGCAAATACAGCACCAATTCCTGCCACAGATCCCGAAGCTAAATACAACTCAATGCCCCTAGTAGTAGATGGAATTTTAACATCAAAAGCCTCTACAACAAACTGCTTACCAAACTTCTTATCATTCTTCCAATAACCTTCACAAAGCAAGGTTTCACCAACCTGAACTCCCATCATACTCCCCACTACTGTGGTCACGTTGGCATGCCCTGTTTCCAATATTTTGCCAACAGTATATCCATTTTCTTCGTTTCTATAAATAATATGCTCTAAGCTTCCTTCAATCTTTTCCATAGTTGCAATTTATAACAAAAAGAATCAACAAGCAATTCTTATTTGGGTAGTGATGTAGATTGTATGATAAGTTAGAAAAAAAGACAATGAAGACTATATTTGTAAGATGTGTTCAATATCTATACAAATAAAATGTCCTCATTGCCACAATTCAAAGGTCGTTAAAAACGGGAAAAAAACCACAGGAAGACAAAACTTTCTGTGTAAGAATTGTGGCAAACAATTTCAAGCTGAATATTTATACCAAGGAGCAGATCCAAGTATGAAAGCCCAGCTACAAAGTTCTTTATTACATGGTAGTGGTATTAGAGATTGTTACAAAATATTTGGAATTAGTCCTAAAACTACTCTTCGATTTATACTAGAGCAAGGAGAAAAAATTAAAATTA
It includes:
- a CDS encoding DUF4157 domain-containing protein; translation: MKDSLTKSTGDEKQSISNESIRKQPDTTNSDFVDNSTEAIRMRQFQSDVDNNNENKELSDYQDSIGKTSKPNKTGIPDDLKASIESLSGYSLDDVKVHYNSDKPAQIGAYAYTEGNNIYIGPGQEEHLAHELWHVIQQKQGNVKPNTELGTGTLANTETSLEDQATRMGDKAKKTEITEERTDLKIATTSGPVQMLSQPNQNIIHAGDDEEDLSSEQQDKQIEALLADAAKALGPFTQVFNQLKVDTRASTKKIDQQKKVKYKADHPKVLDEQDPTQEGDIMYHQHTKRPIMETKNLAATSMGGLKGKERIKQKMNTKYAGAGKNAVNEINDVVRGTLAFENFQEMLFALNKIEELAGSDFGNFSYTIARIKQIYTPLSALLYGDVKLNLNVKSGSDYDGEAFNHNCELQLNTLQMLEGKGTTQGHGAYVKWRDLDEEHWKNEGSALPVKLKDMTDEPLTKYRSRARQAVFSSHDAYRAADIARQRDSHFNEVVEKVKEIGGNTVDVEPQYFSEQTFEQTAESFDANYAKFIKANMKEIENKD
- a CDS encoding SDR family oxidoreductase yields the protein MNLNLVHKNALVCGSTQGIGKATALELAQMGANITLVARNEERLKKTLADLDTSKGQTHQYLCVDFSKPEVLADTLTAYLADGKIMHILINNTGGPAGGPIEKAAIQEFRAAFEMHLICNHILVSAVKDGMKKAGYGRVINVISTSVKQPLNGLGVSNTIRGAVANWAKTMANELGIHGITVNNVLPGATNTVRLQSIIENKAQKQNSTVDVVANVMKATIPAGRFAEASEVANAIAFLASPAAAYINGINVPVDGGRTKCL
- a CDS encoding universal stress protein; protein product: MKPIKRILYPTDFSAMSVLGYQYCLNLARQLKARVDVLHVYRIDLGVPVTDPIAYKMIEERKENAHLKLGRFAHLQKTGQQKLTEGLDIHAHASVGLPEDEIVAFSKKNDIDLIVMPTHGEHNIIESLFGSVTTEVAATSHCPVLIVPEQVTYRKITDIAYATDLSLENMNQVSMPLALAELLNSNLHYVHVYSDKKAEPGEVDELLTANSADIEVLFHELKGKTVQEGLKLFLKEKSIDLLMAYSPPKNFFERLFRLSTTRHLLEHITCPLMVMR
- a CDS encoding universal stress protein, translating into MKNILSATDFSSTANKAVDYASMIAKGQKTPVELKLLNVYHIKEELKPILSEEYIEKLSRHELFDLAIYKQSKNLPAHVSLKGVLRKGPVVETILQEARESKSECIVIGRNGHSGVKNWLLGNNTLQLIEKSEIPVMVIPRIAIVQPPKKIAIAIDDRFVPSNKTLAPIYELVDRFNTELVLFHVEQEAAHSNTHKETAIQIARKGYQINLYKMDSENPTDALLTMAEEHQIDLLCLIKHDYTTWQQLFHKSTSSNVATKSKLPFIILKDQL
- a CDS encoding MBL fold metallo-hydrolase, producing MKLTITGYSTALFATWYFIEELGLLFDAGDGVSAHLLQKSRKIKHIFISHPDRDHITGLLQIRQLNAREGGFPWVYYPKDAGSFPAMDNFMSKFDPHTQHNIWHPLNDTQDVPIKKGILVHSIRNEHIEAPKNSIKSLSFDVIEVKQKLKEQFKTLSPKELQTLRLQKGNDFITEEKKQSILSYSGDTPVQDFDRWKHSKILIHEATFLDNSINPPKGQKKNQHSTLEEVIEMVAASKVEQLILGHFSSRYSKQQIQQAVMSFAQKYALNIPIFCVFPGEVVKDILNTNSIV
- a CDS encoding ATP-dependent RecD-like DNA helicase, which codes for MEKIEGSLEHIIYRNEENGYTVGKILETGHANVTTVVGSMMGVQVGETLLCEGYWKNDKKFGKQFVVEAFDVKIPSTTRGIELYLASGSVAGIGAVFAKKIVDHFGEITLEVFDIAPHRLLEIEGIGKKKLERIQSAWAKQKDVRQVMIFLQNYGVSPAYAQRIFKVYGQKSIEKVKENPYRLSTEIDGIGFKKSDAIAQKMGVDVNDAARIASGIEFTLEQVARMGHSCYPLEGLVKEAAMLLGVAFDLVEDALNRLAAKGRVILKLLTHKGGSPKTFVWSKVNYDYEKEIAAEIQRLKVFEDVFEATDLELAIEKSSKKNGITLAVQQEAAVIKSIEDKLHIITGGPGTGKSTITKVVLDICLETTESIVLAAPTGRAAKRLSEITKREASTIHSLLTFDFVTRYFRKNKYDQLDCEVLIVDEASMIDAFLMSALLKAVPDNCKVILVGDVDQLPSVGAGNVLNDLIQSERVPVTRLTEIFRQAINSQIVINAHKINQGIFPNITTEKDSDFFFITERQPERLIQHILGLIDKRLPKAYGLHKLKDIQLLCPMNKGKIGSVEFNRILQLNLNPKKKNEDMGVGHKKLVEGDKVIQTRNNYDKGVYNGDIGYLKKVIDVDKIVVVEFDGKEVEYEFSELLELDLAYAVSVHKYQGSESPCIILPIHESYNRLLFRNLLYTGITRGKQLVILVGTKEAVSAAIRNNKAHKRYTGLVAMLQQEEKGLPIIQIVPMLGAEGYADWVTKHFSENEA